A genomic segment from Acipenser ruthenus chromosome 5, fAciRut3.2 maternal haplotype, whole genome shotgun sequence encodes:
- the LOC131737230 gene encoding transcription factor SPT20 homolog: MRYFKCGAQGHQRKQCPRNRDRAEAEQDKDNKRRLGVIGESRGTSSPRSQQSPSQQSQQSQQSLRQQSQQSHQQSPSQQNQQSPSQRSQQSPSQQNQQSQQSPSQQNQQSQQSQQSPSQQNQQSQQTLSQQSPSQQSSSQRSQQSPSQQNQQSQQSQQSPSQRSQQSPSQRSQQSQQSSSQRSQQSPSQQSPSQRSQQSQQSPSQRSQQSPSQQSPSQRSQQSPSQRSQQSPRQRSQQKEKESRGPAVEDTALRRVYGTVPPQSGPQHQCGVLFLEETVFHMFSDCVRLGSLFHFLQGLLQALGVTFNKDIFIFGFPYSFKTRNSVLMNFILGQAKLAILKSRKNKILEAGLTDVVRLFCILVVSWVMVDFNYFKMVSNLEGFQERWCLGDTLCSVSEEGERLFIF, from the exons ATGAGGTATTTTAAATGTGGAGCTCAGGGACATCAAAGGAAACAGTGTCCGAGAAACAGGGATCGGGCTGAAGCAGAGCAGGATAAGGATAACAAGAGGAGATTGGGGGTGATCGGGGAGAGCAGGGGGACGAGCAGCCcccggagccagcagagcccgagtCAGCAGAGCCAGCAGAGCCAGCAGAGCCTGAGGCAGCAGAGCCAGCAGAGCCA TCAGCAGAGCCCGAGTCAGCAGAACCAGCAGAGCCCGAgtcagcggagccagcagagcccgagtCAGCAGAACCAGCAGAGCCAGCAGAGCCCAAGTCAGCAGAACCAGCAGAGCCAgcagagccagcagagcccgagtCAGCAGAACCAGCAGAGCCAGCAGACCCTGAGTCAGCAGAGCCCGAGTCAGCAGAGCTCGAgtcagcggagccagcagagcccgagtCAGCAGAACCAGCAGAGCCAgcagagccagcagagcccgagtcagcggagccagcagagcccgagtcagcggagccagcagagTCAGCAGAGCTCGAgtcagcggagccagcagagcccgagtcagcagagcccgagtcagcggagccagcagagtcagcagagcccgagtcagcggagccagcagagcccgagtcagcagagcccgagtcagcggagccagcagagcccgagtcagcggagccagcagagcccgagGCAGCGGAGccagcaaaaagaaaaagaaagcaggggacctgcagtggaggatacTGCACTGCGCCGTGTCTACGGGACGGTTcctccacagagtggaccccagcATCAGTGCGGAGTGCTGTTTCTGGAGGAGACAGTGTTCCACATGTTCAGTGACTGTGTCAGGCTGGGGTCGCTCTTTCACTTCCTACAGGGGCTCCTGCAAGCTCTTGGGGTGACTTTCAACaaggatatttttatttttgggttccCCTATAGTTTCAAAACAAGGAATAGTGTTTTAATGAATTTTATTTTAGGGCAGGCAAAATTGGCTATTTTAAAATCcaggaaaaataagattttagaggcAGGGCTAACAGATGTTgtcagattattttgtattttagtagttAGCTGGGTAATGgtagattttaattattttaaaatggtcagtaacctggagggctttcaggagaggtggtgtcTGGGAGACACCTTGTGCTCagtgagtgaggagggagagcgcCTGTTTATCTTCTAG
- the LOC117403009 gene encoding BRD4-interacting chromatin-remodeling complex-associated protein-like isoform X1: MDDDDDRRLLDIIGDVQALNDYLHGSSSKSIDEDDLANAAFGSASSLFATSTIAGPPILKDVSIHLGGPAGAGLQLSSSLQFLEDELGGASPPVGGELGEEQPFDILQKSLQEANITEQTLAQEAFLESSSLGPGQPFPQQLGLSHLPLLQQPTGAHFPNMQPHGFIQQVHPQHLHNGHPAGHIQLLGSFNSQPPGMGSGLLVQRQPSSSSAGCVPMFSSSVGAQLAMPFKDCGLQTPLPLQNIIIQRGPSQSLGGNAAMAPNQSQKGPISIQPKPLQVGHQTVYSVNCMGSQSQQQQQQQQQQGSPYVSDSSPQAGQQQQQMTVDITSQQGLRTAMHGHQGINHSNSSIVIHSPMGGQHQQLQQQQQQPHLPQNQFLLPTSLSVTPGSMGQSIQAVNGQILHTQQGQLLSNNANPAFSNRTSANPSYSGSILANHNASVQLVSGQSFAAPGGQLLVNQQLQQVSPTVLHLSASQGNMPTARAGFPMSGQPGSMMVQGVQIQNRFAVMNSTGSMHPGYGAQSQPGVQGGTTQQALQQQIQVRQQVPVSMGHRFLIPVSQASSTSALHVGNQVAQQQHFETPQFGQNQVQKEAMIQTSAGCVSKLQDGSRQPQLANPLSNKAGKAVGGSSSNLENILHLQNRMSGQSPLEQNTQVGTQKRPASQQLTKGSFILQQLHKDQTCVHAADRSPFTCVDEAIHRLLPYHVFQGSLPSQEEFTKVDDEFEAVSTQVLKRTQAMLNKYRRLLLEESKRLNPSSEMVMIDRAFNQEERATLTRGKRLSLMDPDGFLEDFCCLAKPAEQSAGVEPAPPDLVVSSPSCASPSRARLPGLRDEPRGSSPAPRSSLQCEAAGSPEQMRKDSQTAKPSVTLPKGPGGEAPPQKEVSLNQHLETAIKSILDLKKSQRPPLSSNKSNNNNNNNNNNNNSSSTVTPPAPPAPPPPVSTAQPSATPAEPPLGRRSDKPLAPQAGQGAADTDSALEAAVNSILEC, encoded by the exons ATGGATGATGACGATGACCGTCGTCTTCTAGATATAATAGG GGATGTGCAGGCATTAAATGATTATCTTCATGGCTCAAGCAGTAAATCA ATTGATGAAGATGACCTGGCCAACGCTGCCTTTGGTTCAGCCAGCTCCCTGTTTGCCACTTCCACT ATTGCCGGCCCGCCGATCCTGAAGGATGTGAGTATCCACCTGGGGGGACCTGCGGGGGCggggctgcagctctccagcagCCTGCAGTTCCTGGAGGACGAGCTGGGGGGCGCCTCTCCCCCTGTGGGGGGTGAGCTGGGAGAGGAGCAGCCCTTCGACATCCTGCAGAAATCCCTCCAGGAGGCCAACATCACAGAGCAGACGCTGGCTCAGGAGGCCTTCCTGGAGTCGTCCTCCCTTGGCCCGGGTCAGCCCTTCCCTCAGCAGCTGGGGCTGTCGCACCTCCCTCTCCTGCAGCAGCCTACGGGGGCGCACTTCCCTAACATGCAGCCCCATGGCTTCATCCAGCAAGTCCACCCCCAGCACCTGCACAACGGACACCCAGCCGGCCACATCCAGCTGCTGGGCTCCTTCAACTCCCAGCCTCCCGGTATGGGCAGCGGGCTGCTGGTCCAGAGGCAGCCCAGCAGCAGCAGTGCCGGCTGTGTTCCCATGTTCAGCAGCTCCGTGGGCGCACAGCTGGCCATGCCCTTCAAAGACTGTGGGCTCCAGACTCCCCTGCCGCTGCAGAACATCATCATACAGAGGGGTCCCTCTCAGTCTCTGGGGGGGAATGCTGCCATGGCTCCAAACCAGAGCCAGAAAGGGCCCATTAGCATTCAGCCCAAGCCTCTGCAGGTGGGCCATCAGACTGTGTACAGTGTGAATTGCATGGGGAGCCagtcccagcagcagcagcagcagcagcagcagcagggcagcCCCTACGTCTCAGACAGCTCTCCCCAAGcaggccagcagcagcagcagatgacAGTCGACATCACCAGCCAGCAAGGGCTGAGGACAGCCATGCATGGGCACCAGGGGATCAACCACTCGAACAGCAGCATTGTGATCCACTCTCCCATGGGAGGGCAGCACCAGCAgctccagcaacagcagcagcagccccacTTACCTCAGAACCAGTTTCTGCTCCCTACTTCCCTCTCCGTCACCCCTGGCTCCATGGGACAAAGCATCCAGGCTGTCAACGGTCAGATCCTGCACACCCAACAGGGCCAGCTACTGTCTAACAATGCCAACCCAGCCTTCAGCAACCGGACTTCCGCTAACCCCTCCTACTCTGGCTCCATCCTGGCCAATCACAATGCATCTGTGCAGCTGGTTTCCGGGCAGAGCTTTGCAGCTCCTGGAGGGCAGCTCTTAGTtaatcagcagctacagcaggtCTCTCCCACTGTGCTGCATCTCTCGGCCTCCCAGGGGAACATGCCCACAGCCCGGGCAGGGTTCCCCATGAGTGGGCAGCCGGGATCCATGATGGTCCAAGGCGTTCAGATCCAGAACAGGTTTGCTGTCATGAACTCGACTGGCTCCATGCATCCTGGCTACGGAGCTCAGAGCCAGCCGGGGGTTCAAGGAGGCACTACCCAGCAAGCCCTGCAGCAGCAGATACAGGTCAGGCAGCAGGTACCCGTCAGCATGGGTCACCGCTTCCTCATCCCTGTGTCCCAAGCATCCAGCACCAGCGCTCTGCACGTGGGGAATCAAGTGGCACAGCAGCAGCACTTTGAAACACCGCAGTTTGGGCAGAATCAG GTTCAGAAGGAAGCAATGATTCAGACATCAGCGGGATGTGTTTCAAAGCTGCAGGATGGCTCAAGACAACCTCAGTTGGCCAACCCCCTCAGTAACAAAG CTGGCAAGGCCGTGGGCGGATCATCATCAAACTTGGAGAACATACTGCACCTGCAGAACAGAATGTCCGGACAGAGTCCCCTTGAACAGAACACACAG GTTGGTACACAGAAGAGGCCAGCATCTCAGCAGCTAACAAAAGGAAGCTT CATCCTACAGCAGCTGCACAAGGACCAGACCTGCGTCCACGCAGCCGACCGCTCCCCCTTCACTTGTGTGGACGAGGCGATACACAGACTGCTGCCTTACCACGTCTTTCAGGGATCGCTGCCCTCCCAAGAAGAGTTTACAAAAG TGGATGATGAGTTTGAGGCCGTGTCCACGCAGGTGCTGAAGAGAACACAAGCCATGCTGAACAAGTACAGACGCTTACTATTGGAGGAGTCCAAG CGGCTCAACCCCTCCTCAGAAATGGTGATGATTGACAGGGCGTTCAATCAGGAGGAGAGAGCCACTCTGACTCGGGGGAAGCGGCTGTCTCTCATGGACCCAG ACGGCTTCCTGGAGGACTTTTGTTGCTTGGCCAAGCCTGCAGAGCAAAGCGCTGGTGTGGAGCCGGCGCCCCCTGACCTTGTTGTCTCCTCCCCGAGCTGCGCATCTCCGAGCCGGGCCAGGCTCCCGGGACTGAGGGACGAGCCCAGGGGATCCAGCCCAGCTCCACGCAGCTCGTTACAGTGCGAAGCAGCAGGCAGCCCTGAGCAGATGAGAAAGGACTCACAGACTGCCAAGCCCAGTGTGACTCTGCCCAAGGGCCCCGGAGGGGAAGCCCCTCCCCAGAAGGAGGTTTCTCTAAACCAGCACCTGGAGACGGCAATCAAGAGCATCCTGGACCTGAAGAAAAGCCAGAGACCCCCACTGAGCAGTAACAagagtaataataacaataataataataataataataataacagcagcagCACTGTCACGCCCCCCGCACCGCCAGCACCCCCCCCACCtgtcagcacagcacagcccagtgCCACGCCCGCTGAGCCACCATTAGGGCGGCGCTCCGACAAACCCCTCGCTCCTCAGGCTGGCCAGGGTGCAGCAGACACAGACTCGGCTCTCGAAGCAGCTGTAAACAGCATCTTAGAATGTTAG
- the LOC117403009 gene encoding BRD4-interacting chromatin-remodeling complex-associated protein-like isoform X2 produces the protein MDDDDDRRLLDIIGDVQALNDYLHGSSSKSIAGPPILKDVSIHLGGPAGAGLQLSSSLQFLEDELGGASPPVGGELGEEQPFDILQKSLQEANITEQTLAQEAFLESSSLGPGQPFPQQLGLSHLPLLQQPTGAHFPNMQPHGFIQQVHPQHLHNGHPAGHIQLLGSFNSQPPGMGSGLLVQRQPSSSSAGCVPMFSSSVGAQLAMPFKDCGLQTPLPLQNIIIQRGPSQSLGGNAAMAPNQSQKGPISIQPKPLQVGHQTVYSVNCMGSQSQQQQQQQQQQGSPYVSDSSPQAGQQQQQMTVDITSQQGLRTAMHGHQGINHSNSSIVIHSPMGGQHQQLQQQQQQPHLPQNQFLLPTSLSVTPGSMGQSIQAVNGQILHTQQGQLLSNNANPAFSNRTSANPSYSGSILANHNASVQLVSGQSFAAPGGQLLVNQQLQQVSPTVLHLSASQGNMPTARAGFPMSGQPGSMMVQGVQIQNRFAVMNSTGSMHPGYGAQSQPGVQGGTTQQALQQQIQVRQQVPVSMGHRFLIPVSQASSTSALHVGNQVAQQQHFETPQFGQNQVQKEAMIQTSAGCVSKLQDGSRQPQLANPLSNKAGKAVGGSSSNLENILHLQNRMSGQSPLEQNTQVGTQKRPASQQLTKGSFILQQLHKDQTCVHAADRSPFTCVDEAIHRLLPYHVFQGSLPSQEEFTKVDDEFEAVSTQVLKRTQAMLNKYRRLLLEESKRLNPSSEMVMIDRAFNQEERATLTRGKRLSLMDPDGFLEDFCCLAKPAEQSAGVEPAPPDLVVSSPSCASPSRARLPGLRDEPRGSSPAPRSSLQCEAAGSPEQMRKDSQTAKPSVTLPKGPGGEAPPQKEVSLNQHLETAIKSILDLKKSQRPPLSSNKSNNNNNNNNNNNNSSSTVTPPAPPAPPPPVSTAQPSATPAEPPLGRRSDKPLAPQAGQGAADTDSALEAAVNSILEC, from the exons ATGGATGATGACGATGACCGTCGTCTTCTAGATATAATAGG GGATGTGCAGGCATTAAATGATTATCTTCATGGCTCAAGCAGTAAATCA ATTGCCGGCCCGCCGATCCTGAAGGATGTGAGTATCCACCTGGGGGGACCTGCGGGGGCggggctgcagctctccagcagCCTGCAGTTCCTGGAGGACGAGCTGGGGGGCGCCTCTCCCCCTGTGGGGGGTGAGCTGGGAGAGGAGCAGCCCTTCGACATCCTGCAGAAATCCCTCCAGGAGGCCAACATCACAGAGCAGACGCTGGCTCAGGAGGCCTTCCTGGAGTCGTCCTCCCTTGGCCCGGGTCAGCCCTTCCCTCAGCAGCTGGGGCTGTCGCACCTCCCTCTCCTGCAGCAGCCTACGGGGGCGCACTTCCCTAACATGCAGCCCCATGGCTTCATCCAGCAAGTCCACCCCCAGCACCTGCACAACGGACACCCAGCCGGCCACATCCAGCTGCTGGGCTCCTTCAACTCCCAGCCTCCCGGTATGGGCAGCGGGCTGCTGGTCCAGAGGCAGCCCAGCAGCAGCAGTGCCGGCTGTGTTCCCATGTTCAGCAGCTCCGTGGGCGCACAGCTGGCCATGCCCTTCAAAGACTGTGGGCTCCAGACTCCCCTGCCGCTGCAGAACATCATCATACAGAGGGGTCCCTCTCAGTCTCTGGGGGGGAATGCTGCCATGGCTCCAAACCAGAGCCAGAAAGGGCCCATTAGCATTCAGCCCAAGCCTCTGCAGGTGGGCCATCAGACTGTGTACAGTGTGAATTGCATGGGGAGCCagtcccagcagcagcagcagcagcagcagcagcagggcagcCCCTACGTCTCAGACAGCTCTCCCCAAGcaggccagcagcagcagcagatgacAGTCGACATCACCAGCCAGCAAGGGCTGAGGACAGCCATGCATGGGCACCAGGGGATCAACCACTCGAACAGCAGCATTGTGATCCACTCTCCCATGGGAGGGCAGCACCAGCAgctccagcaacagcagcagcagccccacTTACCTCAGAACCAGTTTCTGCTCCCTACTTCCCTCTCCGTCACCCCTGGCTCCATGGGACAAAGCATCCAGGCTGTCAACGGTCAGATCCTGCACACCCAACAGGGCCAGCTACTGTCTAACAATGCCAACCCAGCCTTCAGCAACCGGACTTCCGCTAACCCCTCCTACTCTGGCTCCATCCTGGCCAATCACAATGCATCTGTGCAGCTGGTTTCCGGGCAGAGCTTTGCAGCTCCTGGAGGGCAGCTCTTAGTtaatcagcagctacagcaggtCTCTCCCACTGTGCTGCATCTCTCGGCCTCCCAGGGGAACATGCCCACAGCCCGGGCAGGGTTCCCCATGAGTGGGCAGCCGGGATCCATGATGGTCCAAGGCGTTCAGATCCAGAACAGGTTTGCTGTCATGAACTCGACTGGCTCCATGCATCCTGGCTACGGAGCTCAGAGCCAGCCGGGGGTTCAAGGAGGCACTACCCAGCAAGCCCTGCAGCAGCAGATACAGGTCAGGCAGCAGGTACCCGTCAGCATGGGTCACCGCTTCCTCATCCCTGTGTCCCAAGCATCCAGCACCAGCGCTCTGCACGTGGGGAATCAAGTGGCACAGCAGCAGCACTTTGAAACACCGCAGTTTGGGCAGAATCAG GTTCAGAAGGAAGCAATGATTCAGACATCAGCGGGATGTGTTTCAAAGCTGCAGGATGGCTCAAGACAACCTCAGTTGGCCAACCCCCTCAGTAACAAAG CTGGCAAGGCCGTGGGCGGATCATCATCAAACTTGGAGAACATACTGCACCTGCAGAACAGAATGTCCGGACAGAGTCCCCTTGAACAGAACACACAG GTTGGTACACAGAAGAGGCCAGCATCTCAGCAGCTAACAAAAGGAAGCTT CATCCTACAGCAGCTGCACAAGGACCAGACCTGCGTCCACGCAGCCGACCGCTCCCCCTTCACTTGTGTGGACGAGGCGATACACAGACTGCTGCCTTACCACGTCTTTCAGGGATCGCTGCCCTCCCAAGAAGAGTTTACAAAAG TGGATGATGAGTTTGAGGCCGTGTCCACGCAGGTGCTGAAGAGAACACAAGCCATGCTGAACAAGTACAGACGCTTACTATTGGAGGAGTCCAAG CGGCTCAACCCCTCCTCAGAAATGGTGATGATTGACAGGGCGTTCAATCAGGAGGAGAGAGCCACTCTGACTCGGGGGAAGCGGCTGTCTCTCATGGACCCAG ACGGCTTCCTGGAGGACTTTTGTTGCTTGGCCAAGCCTGCAGAGCAAAGCGCTGGTGTGGAGCCGGCGCCCCCTGACCTTGTTGTCTCCTCCCCGAGCTGCGCATCTCCGAGCCGGGCCAGGCTCCCGGGACTGAGGGACGAGCCCAGGGGATCCAGCCCAGCTCCACGCAGCTCGTTACAGTGCGAAGCAGCAGGCAGCCCTGAGCAGATGAGAAAGGACTCACAGACTGCCAAGCCCAGTGTGACTCTGCCCAAGGGCCCCGGAGGGGAAGCCCCTCCCCAGAAGGAGGTTTCTCTAAACCAGCACCTGGAGACGGCAATCAAGAGCATCCTGGACCTGAAGAAAAGCCAGAGACCCCCACTGAGCAGTAACAagagtaataataacaataataataataataataataataacagcagcagCACTGTCACGCCCCCCGCACCGCCAGCACCCCCCCCACCtgtcagcacagcacagcccagtgCCACGCCCGCTGAGCCACCATTAGGGCGGCGCTCCGACAAACCCCTCGCTCCTCAGGCTGGCCAGGGTGCAGCAGACACAGACTCGGCTCTCGAAGCAGCTGTAAACAGCATCTTAGAATGTTAG